The nucleotide sequence AAATACTTTTGTAGGTCTCTCCATTTATGGTGTTGGGTTTTATAAAAACCTATCTTTACCTGTGGCTGGATTTGGACATGAAGAAAGTGAATTTCATTCTCTTTGAAGTTGAAATTTTAGTTCGTCACTGACTGGATCATATTTCTTATAGGGTTAAGACTTCAGCCTGATCAACTTATCCTTCAGCCCTGTTCCCGTAGTTCTTGTCAGGTATTACTCCAGTTCAGACAGATAGCACAAGTTGTTTTAGCTGTGGACTGTTAGCTCTGCCCTGAAGTTTATTTCTCTTAGTCGATCTTGAAATCTACAGGACAACCAACTTACTCTTAAGTTTCAGAATTACAgtattggagctggaagggagcttagagatatAATCcagcctttttattttacagatgaaggaactgaggctcagaaaggtcacacagctagcgagtagTAGAACTGGGATTCATACCCACATTGTCTGATTCGATTTTCTGCTCTGCCATGCTTCCTTCTTTAATTCTAGAGTCCCTTGTGTGTTTTCCTTTTAACACCTTCTACTGCTGAATTGTCAGCTATCCCAGTAGACCAAATAGGCTTCTATTTGGATGTAGGGAGTGGAAACACTCCTTTAATAATCTGAGTGACAAGCTCCTCTTCCCAAGGCCAAGCTTGACAATGCTCTCTACCCTCTCATCACCCCTCCGCACCTCAAAATCCAGCTACTCCTGGTTGTGTACCTAGGTAAACACTTCTTATCAGAAGATCTGCTTCCTTCTTAAGTCTCAAGAATCTTTTTGGTGATTTGTAGTAGCCACTGATAAATCCACAAAGCCAGTTGGAAGAAGGAATTCTCCCATAGCCCAGTATTTCCAAGTAGTCAGGGAGGCAGTGCCATGTTGGGGTTAATTGACTGAaattttcaatttctctctttctcttttctgaagCTCCAGGTACCCAGTTTGTTAAACCAACAGTTGGAGTTCCTCAAGTGTTCTCTCAGATGACACAGGTGAGGCCAGGCTCCACGATGCCTGTGAGGCCCACCACCAACACCTTTACCACGGTCATCCCAGCTACCCTCACCATCCGCAGCACCGTCCCGCAGTCCCAGTCTCAGCAGACCAAGTCCACTCCCAGCACCTCAACCACTCCCACTGCCACGCAGCCGACCTCGCTGGGGCAGTTGGCTGTACAGCCACCAGGCCAGTCCAGCCAGGCCCCGAATCCCAAGCTAGGTGAGGCTTGGGAATTGGGGGTGGCCAAGTAGGGATTGGGGTGGGTCAGGAGAACGGATGATTATCATCTGGCAAACCtagctccctccttcccctctccgcCTGCAGTGAGCATTGCCAGCTTTGTCACTGTCAAGCGACCTGGGGTGACAGGTGAGAATAGCAATGAGGTGGCCAAGCTGGTGAATACCCTCAACACCATCCCTTCCCTGGGTCAGAGCCCTGGGCCAATGGTGGTGTCCAACAACAGCCCTGCCCACAGCTCTCAGAGAACCAGCGGACCTGAGTCATCAGCAATGAAAGGTACATAGCCTGAAAGATCATGAGTCAGTCCAAACACTGACAGAACATCTGCTGAGTACAGAGCACTGTACTAGGCCTAGTGGGGAAGATTAAAAAGAAGACAGTAggcacagtgcctgccctcatCTTACATTCTGTTGTGGGAGATAGGCCACATATAATGAAAAGTATGAATGAGGAAGCTATTAAAAAAATTAGTGTTTTCAAGTGCTTTGAGGGGAGGGTTGTTGTAATGGTTAGAGTTAGGTGGGTTTAGAGAAGACTTCATGAAGGTAGACGAACATGATTTTGAAGGTTGGACTTGGTGAGTAGAgagatttacaaatattagcaTGAGATTAGTGTAGTGAAATAAGGAAAAAGCCAAAAGGAAGGTGCTTTAAACTTGGTGGTCCCTGGTCCCTGGCCCCTGTTCTGATACCCTCCAGGAAGAACTCTCCTGAGATCAGTGCACTTAATGCTCTCAAATCACTaccctttgcttttcctttcattttcagtgaCTTCTCCAATACCAACATACGACCTCCAGGATTATGGCCGGAAATTCTGCCCACGCTGTAATTCCCCATTCCGTATCACTGAAGCTCTGAGAGGTCACATGTGTGTAAGTGATATTTCTGTACTGAGAACCAGCTTGAAGGACCATAGGTGGATTTAAGCAGGGAATCTGGGAACAAAGACCACGGAGAGAAAAGGATAAtctctctttatttttgtctcttggAGAAGAGATAAAGCTATCACCTTAATGGAATCTATTGGAAGGCCCACAGAGTACTTCAGAGAATGACTGCAGGAAATCTAGAGAACATTTCAGTCAAGTCACATTTCCtagactttcttttcctttagtgCTAAATTAGTGTTTTTCTCCAGAGATGAGTCAGGGCCCCACTTTGTTcagttctgttttctcttccaaagaAAGTGATCTTTGCTCTAGGAAGGCTCTCACGGCAGTAGTTTGTAGGGTTTGGAGCCCCAAAATGGGTGAGGTAGCATCTTgctgccctcaatgagttcatGTAATTAGGCCCAGGTGAATGGCATCTTAGAGTGGTAAAAAGCCTGGCAGATAGGATTGCTGAGCCACTTAGTGACTGTCTTGGAAAGGTGTAGTCAGGCTGTAGAACTAGAGAAGGTGAACTGTCcacattttcaaaatgaaataagtGAATCTCCAAACCAATGAACTTGCTTCAAGTCCTAGCACAATTTTATAACACATTACTAAAGGGTGATTTTTCAGATATTCAGGAACGGAAACTGATCATGAAAGGCCATCTTGCTTTAAGTATTAGTCATGTCAGActaactttgtttctttttttcacagaGTAATTAGACTGGTAGATTAGGAAAATTCCATAGACATAGTATACTTAGGTTAAGCAATAGATTTCACAGTGTTTTTCATGCTGTTTGTAGATTAAGTGGAATAATATGGGATCAATAATAATACGGCGTATTTGGAGCTGGCCGCGAAAGAGCTGAGGGCGGCTTAGAGGAAGGCTTCTGGTGTGGTATGCCAGGAATCTGTCGCTGACTTTGTGGTGTTCACTGTTTTGATCATTACCTTGGAGTAAGGTTATGAGTGCCATACTTCAATTTCCAGATGACAGGAAACATGGTAGGAAAGCTAATACATTGAATGGCAAAGTCAGGATCCAGAAATGCTTAGCTGACTAGAATAGTAGGCTGAATCAAACTTATGAAACTTAATAGGCATGGATGTGCAATTCTACACTTGGATTCAAAAGGCAACTTTAAAATATAGGACAGGGGGAATTGTTAGCTAGATAACAGCTTCTGTGACGAAGATCTAAGGAAGTTTAATGCACCACAAGCTTAGCATGAATCGGTGATGTTGATAGAAAAGCCAATGAAATCAATCCTAGGCTGCATTGAGAGCCCTGGTGTGATCAGACCACATCCAGAAGACCACTTACTTCTGGGCAGATGAGAGTGGTCAGGACGGTGAGAGAACCAGAGAACTTGCTGCACAAAGAAGAGTTGAGGGGATTGGAAATGCTTATTCCAGGAAGGAGAAGACTTAGAGGGGCTGTGCTGGGCGTCTCCAAACATTGAAAGGGCTTTCATGTGGTAGACTTGATCTGTTCCACAGGGAAGAGGTAGAATCCATACCTAGAAGTTGTCAAGAGTCAGATTTTTACATTGAGCATACAAAACTTGCTACCCATTAGAATGCTCCAGAAGCTGAATGAGCTGCTTGGAGAGAGGCGTCTCTCCTCTTCACTGGGGAACTTTAAGCTGGAGCCAAATGATCACTTGTTGGGGGCTTTGTAGGAGGGGTTCTTGACTTAATAGGACTTAGACTCAGTAATAACCTCAGAGCCTCCTCCTGCTCTTAGATTCTGTGCTTTGTTTATGCCAGGGAAGTTTGAAGCCAGGAAGTGCTGCATTGAGGAGTTATGGCACCAAAAACTCTTAGGGAAGGGTAAAGTATAATAATAATCGTAATAAACTCATTTGTATAGCACTCGAAggaaggcttacaaagcactttactcacaacaaccctgtggggaaGATAGTGCAAGTAGGATGCCCCCCATTTTCTAgatcaggaagctgaggctcagagagattagttGTGTCGTCATGGACAAGTCATGGTTTCAGACCCAGGGCCCCGAAGCCCATTTCTCCCAACTTGGAGGCTAGTGCTCCTCCCACCTGGCCTCTCGTGTCTGAAGGAGGGATAGGAGAAGCACACCTAAtaggtgggtggggggagagggggaagggaaggggacatTTGGGGAGAATATatgcagaaggaagagaagttGAGCTATTAGAGCCAATAGGGGCCCCCCTAAAATTATTCAAAATTAAATGAAGTTTGTGAGATTTGGGCTGAAATCTTCTGAGCTGCTTTGCTCTAGCTCACTCTAATGCTGACCACAAACAATTGGTGTGATTATTATCTCCATAGTACTGCTGCCCAGACTTGGTTGATTTCCTGAAGAAGGGAAAACCCCTTGATTCAGAGCCCAGTATACCATCAGCAACAAAGCCACCATCCCCAGAGAAGACTGCTCCCATGCCCTCTACACCCTCTTCCACACCGGCTCCTACCCTTTCACCACCTGCCAAGGCCCCTGAATCCATGGAGAATTCGGGTGATGTCACCCAGAGCAAGCTCATCATGTTAGTGGATGACTTCTATTATGGACGGGACAATGGCAAAGTGAGCCAGCTCCTCAACTTTCCTAAGGTGCCCACATCCTTTCGATGCCCTCACTGCACGAAAAGGCTTAAAAACAATATCCGGTAAGTCCGTATTGCCTTTTGTGTTTCATAGCaactaattgtttttctttgctgaGTCCATAAGGAGTAGGTAGAGCTTATAGCAGGAAGGTTGAGGTTCTCCCTTCATCAGTATGAACTtcctgggagagggagggacgCCAGTGAATCTCTTTCCACAGTGTGGGAAGGATTCTGCCCTGTGAATGAGGAGGACAGCAGGGCAGCTTTTGGACCCTGACCCTGCTTCTGGGGTTTGTCATGTTACCTGATCTTCCTCTTCATGCTGCCCTGCAGATTCATGAACCATATGAAGCACCACGTGGAGCTGGACCAGCAGAATGGTGAGGTGGATGTCCACACCATCTGCCAGCACTGCTACCGCCAGTTTTCCACGCCCTTCCAGCTCCAGTGCCACCTGGAAAATGTTCACAGTCCCTATGAGTCTACCAGTGAGTATAAGAGTTGCCTTCGGCCACTGGGCAGCTGTCATTGTATGGATATATGGGTCAGGATCAGCATAGGAGTGTTTTCGGTTTTCATTTTTAGTCAGACTCTTCATTTACAACCTGCATTCTTGTAGGGTTAATCTTCATGCCTTGGAGTATGAGGCCCTAAGTGATTTAGGGACTTGGTTTTAGACCACGGGGAGAACAGTGTGTTATGGGATAATCTTTTTTTACCCGTAGTGGCAGGAGGGGCAGTTAATTACTTTGCTTTGTTACTCTTGACTTAATCTTTCAACAAGTTTTGGGTTTCCATCAAGGCTAGTAATTATTTGGAGTTTTGTGAGGCCACAACAAAAACAGGGCCCTCAGCCTCAAGGAGTATTTCATCTGGTCGAGAGAgaatatttatatgtatgaaaTAATTAGAAGATTCTGTAGATGATGATGAGATTAAACAGTATGCTGACATACCAAATTACGTGGCACAGATCATTTTCAGAGATGGGAGAGATCCATGTGGTCAGAGCCAGCGGGAACTAAGATAATGGAGAACTAGTGTGACGTGAAtaggtggaaaggaagggaaataagaGCATGAGAAAAGGGTGCAGCgaaatggaggagagaaagggagacctGTCTCCTTTGGAGCAGCCGCCTCTCTGTGTCTGGCACTTTTCATGGGTAATAGGCACTTTATTAAACTGTTAAACGAAGGGATGAGGATTGCAGAGTGTGGAGCAGCCCGAGCGCCATTTTGAAGAATTTAAATGTGATCTTGTCAGTCATGGGCTGCCAGCTGGACCAAGGGCAAGGAAGAGAATTCACTGGAGCTGACTGAGGAAGACCATCCGCACATTGCCCAGCAAAGACAGGGCATTTCACTGGCTTTAAACTGTTACTGCCCTATTTATTATACTGCAAGAATTGATACATGCTTGCATTATTTATTTGTAGCAAAAATGGGTTTACTTTAAATTTTTGAACAAGATTTTTGCTTTATTGAAAATAGCAGagaagaaaaccataaatggatAAGAGTTTCTTCTGAGAAACTTGCCTCTTACTTATTCTTTCCATCTTGCCATTCTTGTCTTTTAGTTTAGTCAAGTCcagaaacacttattaagcacttactatgtgctaggtactctgttgagcactgaggacacaaagaaaatttaaaaaacagtccctgccctcaaagagctctcAGTCTATTGGGGAGGACAATATGCAAATATCTATGAACAAACAacacatatacaggataaactggaaataatcacagaagaggaaggaaacatgcatttatttaatgcctactaCATGTACTATAGGTTtagcactgtgctgaacactttaCAATTAGGATGTcgtgaacctcacaacaatcttaggaagaaggtgctattatcctcattttatagttgaagaaactgaggcaaacagaggttaattgatttgcccagggtcacacaagctagtaaatgtctgaggctggatttgaactcaggtcttccccaaatccatgcccagtgctttatccatagTGCCACCTAGCCGCCACTAGAAAGAGGTAAGGCAACAAGTGTAGGGgtactaggaaaggcttcttgcagaaagtggggttttagttgagagggagaagaggacccagaacaGGATTGACACAATACTGGAGGTTGAGAAAGGTTAGGGTGGTATATAAATAGATCTCAGAATCATTTGCATAAAGGTATTGCTTGAAtccatggcagctgatgagatAGATAGCCAGGAGAAATAtaatggaaggagaaaagaaggtcaAGGACAGAGTTAGTAGACGTGATCTATGAAGATCTagccaaggagactgagaaggcatAATCAGGAAGGActgaaccaggagagagcagtgtcatggaaCGCTAGAAAGCAAAGAGTGTACAGGGGAGGAGGGTGACAGGCAGTGTCAAAGGCCTCAAGACCTTCAGCAGCATGAGGACAGAGAGAAAGCCATTGGAGGTGACCATGAAGAGATCATGGTGGATTCAGCTGAATGAGGGAGTGGGGAGCCAAACCGCACAGACTTAGAGGAGAGTAAGAAGAAAATGGAGGCCTTCACATCTTTTTTAGGAATATAAATTGAGAGCAGTCTGTTATCAGTAACCTGAgacatataaaaattattcagTTAAAAGTTTGTCTTGTGCATTTATCAATTGTATTCATGAATTGTGGTGAAAATTACATGTTTTCTtagaataggcacttaataaatatcaaatGGACAGCAGATATTCAAAGGACTGGATACCTTTAATTACTGTTATTTATTGGTtctgacctgtgattttatctgtGTAGGGAACTCTCAGTTTGGAAATTTCCTCCCCTGGTGTAGATGGGGTACTCATCTCCAAGTTAACAGACTTTTAGAGGTTGACTTGGGGTACTGTGGCATGAAATCCCTTGCTCATGGCTATCCATGAGCTCATACATTTCAGGCAGGACTTGGTCCAGCTCTTCTCAATTCCAAGTCTGTCCCcctgtccactgtaccatgctactTCTCACTTCTTAGAGTAGCAgtatgatcatgatgatgattcTCCCTCTTTGTAGCATAAAAGTTAACATGAGAGAAGAATATGTTGGGTTTGACGACTGTTGGGTTGACCTCTTGATTCCCACCACCCCCCTTACAGCTAAGTGCAAGATTTGTGAGTGGGCATTTGAAAGTGAGCCCTTGTTCCTCCAGCACATGAAGGACACCCACAAGCCTGGGGAGATGCCTTACGTTTGCCAGGTATCACTTTACTTTCTGACTCCTCCCTCATTGGCCATTCTGGGGACGGTCGCAGAGGATCAAAGCATATATCCAAAAGGGTATTGAATGGTATGTGTAAGGGCCAGTTGTCATTTCCAAAACCTGCCCCCTTTAGAAGATTCATACCCAGGAGGGAAACCTGTGTTGTCTTCTGGTCCAGAACATCAGCTTCTGGCTCTCTTCCCAGACCCTTTTCTTCTGTGCATCTGCCACCCTGGGACACCCACATGGTTTTTAGGCTTAGCTCTGCTTGTCTATAGGTGTAGCCATAATTGGGGTTTCTATGCCTTTGAAAGAGCCGCTTCTTTTCCCAGCATGGTTATGTGCTTCATCTGTATCGGGACATGACTTGGCCATGTAACCCCTGACCTTCCATCTCATCCCCCCACGATTAGGTGTGTCAGTACCGCTCTTCACTGTACTCAGAGGTGGATGGTCATTTTCGCATGGTCCATGAGGACACCCGGCATCTGCTCTGCCCGTACTGTCTGAAGGTCTTCAAGAATGGCAATGCATTCCAGCAACATTTCATGAGGCACCAGGTAACTTCCCCTTGCCTCTCACTTGTGTCTTGCCAATGCTGACACTGAAGCTTGGCTGGATAGACAGATGTATCATCAGTCTTAGTCCCTTAAAAGAAAGATCTAGTACCCCTATATTCACTATCTTGATTTGCCCTCCCATAGGTCTTTTGGCCTTtcagaaaaggcaaaacaaaatgaTTATTACTAACCCAACTTGAACATTCCGTATCAGAGCCTGTCAAACTGGATTGCACGGAAAGCTCTCAGCACTGAGATGAAGAGGCAGCTAGTggagccatagtgcacagagtgctgggcctggagtcaggaagtcctgagttcagatccagccccagacacttaatagctgtgtgaccatgggcaagtcacttaacctctgtttgcctcagtttcctcaactgtaaaatgggggtaataatagcacccaactggcagggttgtgagaatcaaatgtgataatatttataaagcgtttagtgcctggcacacagtaggtgctatataaatgcttatccctttccctttccctttccctttctcctttccttccctttcttagaTGCACTTCAACAGTAGGAGCCCTCTCTTTGTCACAATCAAATAagatcaatgaatcaatcaatcaacaagcatgtactaAGGGCCTTCTAGGTGCCAGGCCCTTTGCTagtcactgggaatacaaatacagtgAAGGAAAAAATCCCTCCTCAAAGGGACCTTTCAGGTGATCCTATACAATTTGTTCAGGAATAGATAATACTCCCATTCTTAAGATAGAGAGATTGAGGTGATGAGTGATTTGCCTAATACTGTACAgcaaatcaggaagagctgagaggATGACTCACGCCTTTGAGTCCAGCCTCTTGAAGAGCAGGTATTGCTATCCTTGGGTGCCTTTACTTTTTCCCTCTTAAACCACATTCCCAACCAAAGTGAATGGGTGTGAAGTGTCTGTTGGCTTTTGACCTGCCCTCTCTCTACTCAGAGAATGACTCTTAGCTTGGGCCCTTCagggtttgtttttgctttggggttttttgttcctgttttgttttttttaaatgtctctcATTCCTCAGAAGAAGAGTGTCTATCACTGTAATAAATGCCGGCTGCAGTTTCTGTTTGCCAAGGACAAAATAGAGCACAAACTTCAGCATCACAAAACCTTCCGAAAGCCCAAGCAGTTGGAAGGCCTGAAGCCAGGCACCAAGGTAAAGGTCCAGGGCCGCTGGGAGACACAGAGTAGCTTGGAAGGAGCGTCAGCATTTTAAGCATTTCATCCTCCTTCCCCATTGGAGACCAGGAGTCAGCCTGTCCATCTAAATGTCCTTCTTTTTGCCCATTTCCAGGTGACCATCCGGGCATCCCGAGGACAGCCACGAACAGTACCTGTCTCCTCAAACGATGCACCACCTAATGCCTTGCAAGAGGCAGCCCCCATGACTACCCCAGCAGACCCTCTTCCCATCTTCCTTTATCCCCCAGTCCAGCGAAGCATCCAGAAGAAAGCCGTCAAGAAAATGTCAGCGCCTTCCACTGAGTGCTGGGCCACTAGGGGCTGGTTGGGTAGAATGGTTTACCAAACACCGAGGCAGTTTGGTAGCCTTTCTGTGGGGGCCTAGGGGAACCCCTGTAGCACTAATGAGATTCACCCAGGACCAATGagattctccctttctcttaacAGGAGTGTCATGGGCCGGCAAACGTGCCTGGAGTGCAGCTTTGAGATCCCTGATTTCCCCAATCACTTCCCTACCTATGTACACTGCTCCCTGTGTCGCTATAGCACCTGCTGCTCCAGAGCATATGCCAACCACATGATCAAGTAGGCCATGTGACAAGACATCAGCCCCTCCTACTTGTCCCCTTAGCATCCTAAGCTCTCCACAATCTGTTCCCTACCTCCCTGCGTGCACGAGGCCTCAGGCCCTCTAAACTTACTGTCTATTAGCTTTCATGTCTCAGTTTCTAACCTAGTAGGAAGAAAGGGATTGGGAAGGTGGCTGGAAGCAGGAGGGGTGGAAGCAGCATCTCCACTCTTGGGGCCATTGAGAGGAGCAGCCAGGATCTCTAGTTGGATGTGTTAACATCCGTTTTTCTTTTGCCTCAGCAATCACGTTCCACGGAAGAGTCCCAAGTACTTGGCTTTGTTTAAGAACTCTACTGTCAGGTAAGACAAGCATGGTGTTTATGATGCTATTACCAAGGATTTCCGTGTGGTTGGGACAATAAGAAAAGTGGAGCTCGTTTCTCAGACATCTCTATTGGCCTCATGCCACCTTCTGTTTTGCCTCAGCGGGATCAAACTGGCCTGTACTTCTTGCGTCTTTGTCACTTCTGTGGGAGATGCCATGGCTAAACATCTGGTCTTCAATCCATCGCATCAATCCAGCAATATCCTACCGCGAGGTCAGTTGGGGAAGGaacaggaaagggagggaggccaTGTATTTCTAGCTGGCCTCAGTTGTCCCCTCCTCAGGTTCTGCCTAGAGTTTGCTGCATTAAATCAAGGAATATTGTCTTTGTATGTAATTTGAGGTTAAAACCTCAGCTATTACTGATCTTAGAGTGGGGGAGAGTTTCTGTTTCTCATTGAACTAACTGTCTTCTTTACCTTCTTATTCTGCAGGACTGACTTGGATATCCCACTCCAGGTAACCAAGTTCCTTTCTGGGTGCCTTTGTTTCAGTGTTGAgcattttggtccttttccccCTATATCTTCTGTTATTCAAAAGAGGActttctttttgctcttctttttttcttctaggcaTGGCCAGGCCCATGACCGGGGCATGAAGAACACTTACCCTTCTGCTTTCCCCCACAACAAAGTTGCCACTGTGAAACCTGTGGGTGCCTCCTCTGAGTGTGGGGAGCCACCTGTACCTGAGGCCCAGCTGCTCTCAGCCCAGTCTCCACTTCTATCCCCTCCATCAGCCACTAACTGCCCTCAGACTCCAGCAGCAGCCCCTCTGCATGTGGAGGGGGCCGAGTGCCTGAGTCTTGATGAGCAAGAGGAAGGGGCCCTAGCTATGTCGGAACCTGAGCCAATTGCAGCTGGGGGCTTCGGTGGAGCTGGTAAGAAGGAACAGCTGTCAGTAAAGAAGCTGCGTGTGGTACTGTTTGCCTTATGCTGTAATACTGAGCAGGCAGCCGAGCATTTCCGCAACCCACAACGACGTATTCGGCGCTGGCTGCGGCG is from Trichosurus vulpecula isolate mTriVul1 chromosome 7, mTriVul1.pri, whole genome shotgun sequence and encodes:
- the POGZ gene encoding pogo transposable element with ZNF domain isoform X5; translated protein: MADTDLFMECEEEELEPWQKISDVIEDSVVEDYNSVDKTATVSVSLQPVSAPVPIVAHASVGGHLSTSTTVSSSGIQNSDSAKKTLVTLIANNNAGNPLVQQGGQPLILTQNPASGLSTMVTQPVLRPVQVMQNANHVTNSPVTSQPIFITTQGFPVRNVRPVQNAMNQVGIVLNVQQGQTVRPITLVPAPGTQFVKPTVGVPQVFSQMTQVRPGSTMPVRPTTNTFTTVIPATLTIRSTVPQSQSQQTKSTPSTSTTPTATQPTSLGQLAVQPPGQSSQAPNPKLVTSPIPTYDLQDYGRKFCPRCNSPFRITEALRGHMCYCCPDLVDFLKKGKPLDSEPSIPSATKPPSPEKTAPMPSTPSSTPAPTLSPPAKAPESMENSGDVTQSKLIMLVDDFYYGRDNGKVSQLLNFPKVPTSFRCPHCTKRLKNNIRFMNHMKHHVELDQQNGEVDVHTICQHCYRQFSTPFQLQCHLENVHSPYESTTKCKICEWAFESEPLFLQHMKDTHKPGEMPYVCQVCQYRSSLYSEVDGHFRMVHEDTRHLLCPYCLKVFKNGNAFQQHFMRHQKKSVYHCNKCRLQFLFAKDKIEHKLQHHKTFRKPKQLEGLKPGTKVTIRASRGQPRTVPVSSNDAPPNALQEAAPMTTPADPLPIFLYPPVQRSIQKKAVKKMSVMGRQTCLECSFEIPDFPNHFPTYVHCSLCRYSTCCSRAYANHMINNHVPRKSPKYLALFKNSTVSGIKLACTSCVFVTSVGDAMAKHLVFNPSHQSSNILPRGLTWISHSRHGQAHDRGMKNTYPSAFPHNKVATVKPVGASSECGEPPVPEAQLLSAQSPLLSPPSATNCPQTPAAAPLHVEGAECLSLDEQEEGALAMSEPEPIAAGGFGGAGKKEQLSVKKLRVVLFALCCNTEQAAEHFRNPQRRIRRWLRRFQASQGENLEGKYLSLEAEEKLAEWVLTQREQQLPVNEETLFQKATKIGRSLEGGFKISYEWAVRFMLRHHLTPHARRAVAHTLPKEVAENAGLFIEFVQRQIHTQDLPLSMIVAIDEISLFLDAEVLSSDDRKENALQTVGTGEPWCDVVLSILADGTVLPTLVFYRGQMEQPTNVPESILLEAKESGYSDDEIMELWSSRVWQKHTACQRSKGMLVMDCHRTHLSEEVLSMLSSYSTLPAVVPAGCSSKIQPLDVCIKRTVKNFIHKKWKEQAREMADGTCDSDILLQLVLCWLAEVLEVIGDCPELVQQSFLVASVLPGPDGTANSPTRNADMQEELITSLEEQLKLNGEQTEEEPAASTPQSRPSPEEVTEPESLHQLFEGESETESFYGFEEADLDLMEV
- the POGZ gene encoding pogo transposable element with ZNF domain isoform X2, whose protein sequence is MADTDLFMECEEEELEPWQKISDVIEDSVVEDYNSVDKTATVSVSLQPVSAPVPIVAHASVGGHLSTSTTVSSSGIQNSDSAKKTLVTLIANNNAGNPLVQQGGQPLILTQNPASGLSTMVTQPVLRPVQVMQNANHVTNSPVTSQPIFITTQGFPVRNVRPVQNAMNQVGIVLNVQQGQTVRPITLVPAPGTQFVKPTVGVPQVFSQMTQVRPGSTMPVRPTTNTFTTVIPATLTIRSTVPQSQSQQTKSTPSTSTTPTATQPTSLGQLAVQPPGQSSQAPNPKLAPSFPSPPAVSIASFVTVKRPGVTGENSNEVAKLVNTLNTIPSLGQSPGPMVVSNNSPAHSSQRTSGPESSAMKVTSPIPTYDLQDYGRKFCPRCNSPFRITEALRGHMCYCCPDLVDFLKKGKPLDSEPSIPSATKPPSPEKTAPMPSTPSSTPAPTLSPPAKAPESMENSGDVTQSKLIMLVDDFYYGRDNGKVSQLLNFPKVPTSFRCPHCTKRLKNNIRFMNHMKHHVELDQQNGEVDVHTICQHCYRQFSTPFQLQCHLENVHSPYESTTKCKICEWAFESEPLFLQHMKDTHKPGEMPYVCQVCQYRSSLYSEVDGHFRMVHEDTRHLLCPYCLKVFKNGNAFQQHFMRHQKSVYHCNKCRLQFLFAKDKIEHKLQHHKTFRKPKQLEGLKPGTKVTIRASRGQPRTVPVSSNDAPPNALQEAAPMTTPADPLPIFLYPPVQRSIQKKAVKKMSVMGRQTCLECSFEIPDFPNHFPTYVHCSLCRYSTCCSRAYANHMINNHVPRKSPKYLALFKNSTVSGIKLACTSCVFVTSVGDAMAKHLVFNPSHQSSNILPRGLTWISHSRHGQAHDRGMKNTYPSAFPHNKVATVKPVGASSECGEPPVPEAQLLSAQSPLLSPPSATNCPQTPAAAPLHVEGAECLSLDEQEEGALAMSEPEPIAAGGFGGAGKKEQLSVKKLRVVLFALCCNTEQAAEHFRNPQRRIRRWLRRFQASQGENLEGKYLSLEAEEKLAEWVLTQREQQLPVNEETLFQKATKIGRSLEGGFKISYEWAVRFMLRHHLTPHARRAVAHTLPKEVAENAGLFIEFVQRQIHTQDLPLSMIVAIDEISLFLDAEVLSSDDRKENALQTVGTGEPWCDVVLSILADGTVLPTLVFYRGQMEQPTNVPESILLEAKESGYSDDEIMELWSSRVWQKHTACQRSKGMLVMDCHRTHLSEEVLSMLSSYSTLPAVVPAGCSSKIQPLDVCIKRTVKNFIHKKWKEQAREMADGTCDSDILLQLVLCWLAEVLEVIGDCPELVQQSFLVASVLPGPDGTANSPTRNADMQEELITSLEEQLKLNGEQTEEEPAASTPQSRPSPEEVTEPESLHQLFEGESETESFYGFEEADLDLMEV